The genomic region ATTGTCACGGCGAAAGCGCGCCAGCGCATCCTCATCCATCGCGGTCAGATCCTGCCCCAGCGCCGAGACGGTGCCGCCGGTGGCCTGCTCAAGACCGCCCATCACCATCAGGAGGGAGGATTTGCCGGAGCCAGAGGGGCCGATCAGGCCGAGGGTTTCGCCGCTCTCCACCGCCAAGGAGATATCGTGTAGAATTTCGACAGGTCCGGTATTGCCAACCAGTGACAAAGACGCATGTTGGAGGTTCAGAATAGGATCGGATGAGGGGATCGTGCTGGACTGCATGTGATATCGCGCCTGTTTTGGGACCACTCTCGATATGGAGCCTTTGTAGCAATGCGCAAGATGATAGCAGGACTGATTTTTATGTTAACTGCGGCGATTGCGCAGGCAGAGCCGGTGCGTATTGCTGCGCTTGGTGACAGTCTGGTGCAGGGCTATGGCCTGCCGCAGGGACAGGGCTGGGTGCCGCAGCTGCAACGCTGGCTGGGCGAAAAGGGGGCTGAGGTGCGGCTGATCAATGCCGGTGTCTCCGGTGACACGACCGCAGGCGGCGCCGCCCGGATCGACTGGACGCTGGCCGACGGACCGGATGCGCTGATCGTGGCTCTTGGTGGCAATGACCTGCTGCGCGGCCTTGCGCCGTCCGAAAGCCGCGCCAATCTCACCCGCATTCTGGAGGTCGCACAGGCCAATGCGGTTCCGGTGTTGCTGGTCGGCATTCAGGCGCCGGGCAACTACGGCGCGGATTTCAAAGCGGACTTCGATGCGATTTTCCCCGATCTCGCGCGGGACTATAGCACGCTGCTTCACGCGGACAGCCTCGCCGGTATCCGGGCTGCAACCGGTGATGATATTCAGGCTGCGGGGCAATATCTGCAGGAGGACGGGATCCACCCCAATGCTGAAGGCGTGGCGTTGAATGTGGCCGCCATCGGTCCGAAGGTGCTGGAACTGATAGAGCTGGCTAAGCAATAGGCTTGTCGCCAAGCGGGGCCGACCCGGCGGTTGCGACCCTGAACGCCGCGCAGGCGGAACACATACCCCACAACAAAAGACGGCCCCGATGAAGGGGCCGACAGCTGATCTTATTGTCTCTCTGACCGATCAGGCCAGTTCGATATTCACCGCAGACTCGCGGCCATCACGGCCTGGTTGCAGTTCGTAAGTTACTTTCTGA from Phaeobacter inhibens DSM 16374 harbors:
- a CDS encoding arylesterase codes for the protein MRKMIAGLIFMLTAAIAQAEPVRIAALGDSLVQGYGLPQGQGWVPQLQRWLGEKGAEVRLINAGVSGDTTAGGAARIDWTLADGPDALIVALGGNDLLRGLAPSESRANLTRILEVAQANAVPVLLVGIQAPGNYGADFKADFDAIFPDLARDYSTLLHADSLAGIRAATGDDIQAAGQYLQEDGIHPNAEGVALNVAAIGPKVLELIELAKQ